From Rhodopseudomonas palustris:
TTGGAGTGTCGAAGTACCAGTATTTCCTATTCTTCACCTTCACGGCGACGAATCGTCCGGCGGCAGAAAACTCGGACGTGAAGCTGTCGTCCAGGCAGCGCTGGACCAGTTCAGAGTAGAGGGTCTGGTATGAGATATCGAGCGCTGCGGATACCGCCATGGGAACCTCGTTATACTATATTCGCGAAAATAATATAACGAGAATAAAGTTCGCAGAGCCCGAAGTTATACTAAATTCGCAAAGATAGTATAACCCACTGGACTTAATCTCCTGTTATTTTTAAACCGGGGTCGGTCTGCTAAGAGGCACAGATGCCGGCGATCTGCCGGTTCGCAGCCAAAAGAGCGTGAAATGCGAATAGCGATGATCGGAACCGGCTATGTGGGGCTGGTGTCGGGGGCCTGCTTTGCCGATTTCGGCCACGACGTCATGTGTGTCGACAAGGATGCCGACAAGATCGCAGCGCTGCATCGCGGCGAGATCCCGATCTACGAGCCCGGGCTCGACGAGCTGGTGGCGGCCAACGTCAAGGCGGGACGGCTGGGCTTCACCACCGATCTGACGGCGCCGGTGGGCGAAGCCGACGCGGTATTCATAGCGGTGGGCACGCCGTCGCGGCGCGGCGACGGCCACGCCGATCTCAGCTACGTCTATGCGGCGGCGCGCGAGATCGCCGCGGCGCTGAAGGGCTTCACCGTCGTCGTCACCAAGTCGACGGTCCCGGTCGGCACCGGCGACGAGGTCGAGCGGCTGATCCGCGAGACCAATCCGGACGCCGACGCCGCGGTCGCATCCAATCCGGAATTCCTGCGCGAGGGCGCGGCGATCCGCGACTTCAAGTTCCCCGACCGGATCGTGATCGGCACCTCCGACGAGCGCGCGCGGAAGGTGCTCGGCGAGATCTATCGGCCGCTGTCGCTGAACCAGGGCCCGCTGATGTACACCGAGCGGCGCACCGCCGAACTGATCAAATACGCCGCCAACGCGTTTCTGGCGACCAAGATCACCTTCATCAACGAGATGGCGGATCTGGCCGAGAAGGTCGGCGCCGACGTCCAGGACGTCGCCCGCGGCATCGGCATGGACAACCGCATCGGGCCGAAATTCCTGCACGCCGGCCCCGGCTTCGGCGGCTCGTGCTTTCCCAAGGACACCCGCGCGCTGGTCAAGATCGGGGCCGATCACGAGGTGCCGCTGCGGATCGTCGAGGCGGTGCTCGCGGTCAACGACAACCGCAAGCGCGCGATGGCCCGCAAGGTCGCGCACGCGCTCGGCGGCAGCCTGCGCGGCAAGACCGTCGCGGTGCTCGGCCTCACCTTCAAACCCGACACCGACGACATGCGCGAGGCGCCGTCGATCCCGCTGGTGACCGGGCTGATGGACATGGGCGCCAAGGTCCGCGCCTTCGACCCGGTCGGCATGGCGCAGGCAAAGGCGGAACTGCCGGACATCACCTATTGCGACGACGCCTATGCCTGCGCCGAGGGCGCCGACGCGCTGGTGATCGTCACCGAATGGGTGCAGTTCCGGGCGCTCGATCTGCCGCGGCTCAAAGCCGCGATGCGGCAGCCGGTGATCGTCGATCTGCGCAACGTCTACCGCGCCGACCAGATGGCCGAGCACGGCTTCGTGTATCACAGCGTCGGACGCGGCAGCGCGTAGCGGAGACAGGCCGTGCGGGCGCGTCCGAGCGGCGTCGATGTCCGGCCGGGCGGCTTCGCGGGCGCCTCAGGGATGAACGCGATCCGCCTCGCCCTCGCCGGCGGCGCGTTCTGGCTGGTCGGCGCGATGGTGTTCTTTCGCCAGAGCTGGGCGTCGCGCCTCGACGTCGTCACAGGCGATCTCGGCGATGGCCGGCTGATCACCTTCCTACACGAGCATCTGTACGACTGGCTGCGCGGCGCGGCCGCATTCCGCTCGCCCGATTACTTCCACCCGCAGCGCCTGACGCTCGGCTTCACCGATTCGTTTCTGCTCGACGTCCTGCCGTATTCGCTGTTTCGCAGCCTCGGCGCCGACGCCTATCTGGCCATGCTGCTGCTGGACGTGTCGCTGTCGCTGATGTGCTTCGCCGCGGCGGCCGTGGTGCTGCTGCGCTATTTCCGGGTCACCCCGCTGATCGCCTTCGCCGCCGCCCTCCTGATCACCTTCCCGAACAATCTGTTCTTCAAGGCCAGCATCGGCCATCTGAATTTCTTCGGCCTGTACTGGGTGCCGGTGATCGGCCTGCTCGCGCTGTGGGCGTTCGACGGATTTCCCCGGCCGACCCGATGGTCCTATCTGCGCGGCTTCGTCGCCGGGCTGCTCTATGCGCTGCTGTTCAGCAGCGCCTACTACGTGGCGTGGCTGTTCGCACTCACCTTGCTGATCGCGGCGATCTGCGCCGGCGTCATCGCGCTGCGCCGCGGCGCGATTGCGATCGATCGGCGCGGCGGCGTTGCGCTGGCCGGGCTATCGGCGGTCGCAGCCGCGGGTTTCGTGATCGGCCTGTCTTCATTCGTCTATATCTACGGACCGGTGCTGGCGATCTTCCCCGGCCGTTCGTTCGCCGACTACCTCGCCTTCGCCCCGCACCCGATCGACCTTCTCAACGTCTCCCGTCACAACCTGATGTGGGGCAGCCTGGTGCGGGAGATGGTCGGCCCCGTCGTCAGCGACGACGGCGAACGCGGGCTGGCGGTGACGCCGATCCTGCTGCTGGCCTTCGTCGGCTTCTCGACCGGCCTGCTCCGCCGCGACCCGGCCGCGGCCGCCTCGCGACCTCGCTGGGAGGCGCTGTTCGTCTGGGCGAGCCTCGGCGTCTTCGTGCTGAGCTGGCTCCTGACCGTGCAGGTCGGCGGCACCAGCGCGTTCGCGCTGCTGTACAAGACCATTCCCGGCGCAGTGGCGATCCGCACCGGCGGCCGGATTCAGCTTCTGGTCAATCTCTGGGTGGTCTGCGGCCTCGCGCTCGCGCTCGACCGCTGGATCGCCGCGGCCAGGCCGGATGCGCGCCTCAAGCGGGTGGTGCCGGCCGGCTTGCTGCTGGCGCTGTGCGCGGCCGAGCAGCTCAACCGCAATCGCAGCGTGCTGACCCGCAGCGGCCAGCGGGCGCTGCTGGCGTCGATGCCGCCCGCACCGGCGGACTGCCGGTCGTTCTTCATCGATCGCCCCACCGACCTCCGCCTGTTCCAGTTCGACGCGCTCGCGATCGCGCAGGCCACCGGCCTGCCCACGCTCAACGGCTCGTCCGGCGTGTTTCCGCCGGACTGGGGCTTCTGGAATTACGACGCCGGCTATCTGCCGGCGGTGCAGCGCTGGATCGACGCCCACCGGCTGACGGGCGTCTGCAGCTACGACCAGACCGACCGGCGCTGGCGCGTGCGCGTGCGCGACTGAGCGCGGGCGCCTACTTGCCCCAGACTTCTCGCGCGACCTCGACCGCGAGCTGCAGCTTGTCCCACTGCTCCTGCTCGCTGAGGATGTTGCCTTCCTCGGTCGAGGCGAAGCCGCATTGCGGCGACAGCGCGAGCTGTTCCAAGGGCGCAAATTTCGCCGCTTCCTCGAGACGACGCTTGATGTCGTCTTTCTTTTCCAGCTCGCCGAATTTCGAGGTGATGACGCCGACCACCACGACCTTGTTGCCCTTCGGCAAAAAGCGCAGCGGCTCGAAGCCGCCGGCGCGTTCGGAATCGTATTCGAGGAAATAGCCGTCGTAATTGATGCCGGCGAGCAGCGTTTCGGCCACCGGCTCGTAGCCGCCGGAGGAGATCCAGGTCGAACGGAAATTGCCGCGGCAGACGTGGGTGGTGATCACCATGTCGGCGGGCCGTTCGGCGATCGCGTAGTTGATCACGCGGGCGTAGATCTGCTGCAGATTGTCCGGATCGTCGCCGCGGGCGCGGGCCTTCTCCAACTCGTCCTGCGAGCAAAGATAGGCCCACACGGTGTCGTCGAACTGCAGATAGCGGCAGCCGGCGTCGTAGAACGCCTTCACGGCCTTGCGATAGGTCTTGGCGAGGTCCTCGAAGAAACCGTCGAGATCCGGATAGACCTCCTTGGAGATCGCCTTGCGGCCGCCGCGGAAATGCAGCACCGCCGGCGACGGGATCGTCATCTTGGCGGTGACGTGCGCCGTGTCGGCGTGCTTCTTCAGGAAGCGGAAGTGATCGAGCATCGGATGATCGTCGGGGAAGTCGAGCTTGCCGATCACCCGGATCGAATCGTTGCGGGTCTGCACGCCGGCGAACTGGATGCCGGTGTCGGGATGATAGAGTTCGCAGCCGGTCAGATGGCTGAGGAAATCGAAGTGCCACCAGGAGCGGCGGAACTCGCCGTCGGTGGCGAGCTTGAGGCCGATCGCCGACTGCTTGTGGACGACCTTCTCGATTTCCATGTCCTCGATCTTCTTCAGATCGGCGGCGGTGATTTCGCCCTTCTCCAGCCTGGCGCGCGCCTCCTTGATGCTCTGCGGGCGCAACAGGCTGCCGACCTCGTCGGCTCGGAACGGGGCTCTGGTTCTCTGCATCGTTTCACTCCCAATCAGGATCAGCTTTTTGCACCGGCGGCGCTGGAGACGCCGAGGTAACGTTCCAGGGTCGCGGGATCTTCCTTCAGCGCCGCACTGGTCGCCTGATGGACGATCGCTCCGCGCTCCAATATCACAACGCGATCGGCGAGCCCGAGGATTTTTCGCGCGTTCTGCTCGACGATGATCGAGCAGATTCCGCCCGCCCGGGTGATCGCGCCGAGCGCGGTCATCAGTTCGTCGACGATGATCGGGGCCAGCCCTTCGGTCGGCTCGTCGAGCAGCAACAGCTTCGGATTGAGCATCAGCGCCCGGCCGATCGCCAGCATCTGCTGCTCGCCGCCGGAGAGCTGGTTGCCGAAATTGCCGCGCCGTTCTTCCAGCCGCGGAAACATCTGGTAGATCCGCGCCACCGTCCAGGGGCCCGGCTGCGCCACCGCGGTGAGGTTCTCCTCGACGGTGAGCGACTTGAAGATGTTGCGCTCCTGCGGCACCCAGCCGATCCCGGCGCGGGCGCGCTGATCCGGCCGCAACGCGGTGACGTCGACGCCGCCGAGCGAAATCCTTCCGGAGAACCGCCGCGTGACGCCGACGATCGAATTGATCAGCGTGGTCTTGCCGGTGCCGTTGCGGCCGAGCAGCGCCAGCGCCTGGCCTTCGTCGAGCCGCAGCGACAGCTCCGGCAGCACCACGGCCTCACCGTAGCCGGCGCGCAGTCTGTCGATCGCAAGCAGCTCAGACATTTGGAAGCTCAACCATGGGCGTCCTCGCCGAGATACACCGCCTTGACCTGCGGATCGCGCGCGACCTCTTCGGGCGAGCCTTCGACCAGCAGCGCGCCGGAGACCAGCACCGAAATCCGGTCGGCGAAGGAGAACACCAGATCCATGTCGTGCTCGATCAGCAGCACGGTGACGTCGCGCGGCAGGTTGGCCACCGCGGCGAGGATGTCGTGACGCTCGCTCTCCGGCACGCCGGCGGCGGGCTCGTCGAGCAGCAGCACCCGCGGCTTGGTGGCGATCGCCACCGCGATCTCCAGCAGGCGCTGCTTGCCGTAGGGCAGCCGGCCGGTCGGCTCGTTCATGACGTCGAGCAGATGGAAGCGCGCCAGATTGTCGGCGATCTCGCCGTTGATGTCGGCGCGGGTGCCCATCCGCCGCCACCAATCGCCGCCGTGGCCGGAGCGCTCCGACACCGCGAGGCCGATGGTCTCCAGCGGCGTGAGGTCGGCGTAGAGCTGATTGATCTGGAAGGTGCGCGACAGCCCGCGCAGCACGCGGCTGTGCACCGGCATCGTGGTGATGTCCTGCCCCTCCAGCAGGATGCGGCCGCCGTCCGGCTTCAGCACGCCGGTGAGCAGGTTGATCACCGTGGTCTTGCCGGCGCCGTTGGGGCCGATCAGCGCGTGGCGCGCGCCGGCCTCGACATTGAGCGAGAGGCTGCGGGTGACGTGGAGCCCGCCGAAATGCTTGTCGAGGCCGATCGTCTGCAGCGCCAGCGTCATGCCGCGCCTCCGCTCGGCTTGGCGCGGCGCAGCGCGCGGATAACCTTGCGCGGCACGAACATCACCCAGCGCTCCAGCCGCTCGCGGCCGATCAGCACGATTGTGACCAGCACCAGCCCGATCCAGAACAGCCAGTATTGCGGCGTGATGGTCGAGAAGATCTCCTGCAGGATCTTGAAGATCACCGCGCCGATCATGCCGCCGTACAGATAGCCGGTGCCGCCGAGCACCAGCACCAGCACCAGATCGGCCGAGCGCTCGAACGAGAACACGTCGAGCGAAGCGAGCTGGGTGGTCTGGGTGAACAGCGCGCCGGCGATGCCGGCATAGACCGCGGCGAGCGTGTAGATCGCGACCAGCCGCCGGTTGACCGGGATGCCGACGGCGGCGGCGCGCAGCGGATTGTTGCGGATCGCGCGAAGACTGAGGCCGAACGGCGAATGCACGACGCGGCGCGCCAGCAGGAACAACACGAACAGCACCGCGACGCTGTACCAGAACCCGACCTGGCCGAAGATGTCGAACTCGAACAGGCCGAGGATCGGCTGCATCACGATGCCCTGCAGGCCGTCGGAGCCGCCGGTGATGTCGGAGAACCGCTCGGCGAGCGCCTCCATCAGCAGCGCGATGCCGAGCGTCACCATCAGCCGCGTGAGATCGACGCCGCGGATCACCAGGAAGCTGGTGGCGAAGCCGAGCACGCCGGCGATCAGACCGGCGACCAGCAGCGCCAGCACCGGCTCGGGCACCAGGCCGTGCAGCGCCATCAGGCCGGCCGCATAGGCGCCGACGCCGAAGAACGCGGCGTGGCCGAGCGAGACGATGCCCGCATAGCCGAGGATCAGATCGAGCGACAGCGCGAACAGGCCGATCCGCAGGATCTCGGTCATGATCAGATAGCGCGACGGAAACAGCAGGCCGCAGCCGATCAGCACGATCCAGAACACGAATTCGGCCGGGTGCCAGCGCGCGGTGCGGCGGGCGTGGAAGCCGACATTGTCAGCGGGCGCGGTCATGCGGTCACCGCGCCGCGGTGCGGCCGAACAGGCCGTTGGGACGCCAGATCAGGATCACGATCATGATGGTGTAGATCATGAACGGCCCCATCTTCGGCAGATAGTATTTGCCGGCGACGTCGCCGATGCCGAGCAGCAGCGATGCGAGGAACGGCCCGGTGATCGACGACGACCCGCCGACGGTGACCACGATCAGAAAGTAGATCATGAACTTCAGCGGGAAATACGGATCGAGCCCGAGGATCTCGGCGGAGAGCGCGCCGCCGAAGCCGGCCAGCCCGCACCCGAACGCAAAGGTCAGCGCGAACACCTGCGGCACGTTGATGCCGAGCCCGGAGGCGACGCGCGGATCGTCGACCGCGGCGCGCAGCCGGCTGCCGAAGCGGGTCTTGGCCAGCGTCAGTTGCAGCGCCACGGTGAGCAGGCCGCAGATCACGATGATCATCAGCCGGTAGCGGCCGATGCCGACGCCGAACAGGTCGATCTGGCCCTGCAGCGCTTCGGGCAGCTTGATGAAGATCCGCGACGAGCCCATGATGAAATCGACCGCGGCGACCGACATGAAGACGAGGCCGACGCTGAACAGCACCTGGTCGAGATGCGAGCGGTCGTAGAGGTGGCGGTACAGCAGCCGCTCGAACAAGGCGCCGATCAGCGCGCTGGCGAGAAACGCGATCGGCAGCGCGGCGAAGAACGGCCAGCCCATATTGTTGACCAGCACCGCGCAGACATAGCCGCCGGCCATCGCGAACGCACCGTGGGCGAGGTTGACGAAATTCATCAGCCCCAGCGTCACCGCCAGCCCGCACGCCAGCACGAACAGCAACATGCCGTAAGCTATGCCGTCGAACAGGATGGTGAGGAAGGTCATGTCAGAAACAATCGGCTTGCTGTGTCATTCCGGGGCGCTCGCGCAGCGAGCGAACCCGGAATCCAGAGGTTGTTGCGCGGTCGAGATTCCGGGTTCGCGCTACGCGCGCCCCGGAATGACCGTGGATGGTCCTCGACGTAACGTCCATCGCCCCAACACGTCATGGCCGGGCTCGTCCCGGCCATCCACGAGCCCCATGCACCGCAGTTCGTGGATGCCCGGGACAAGCCCGGGCATGACGTGGATGGGGTGGCGGGGAGTATCGACCTCAGCACGCGTGGCTCCGCCTTACTTCTTCGTCTTGCCGGGGTCCTTCACGGCGTCGAATTTGGCGAATTCGATGTTGTAGAGTTCGCCGTCGACCTTTTCCACCTTACGAATGTAGATATCCTGGACGATGTCGCGGGTCTCCGGATCGATCGAGATCGGGCCGCGCGGGCTTTCCCAGCTCATGCCCTTCATCGCCGCGATCAGCGAATCGCCGTCGGTCTTGCCGCCGGTCTTCTTCAGCGCCTCATAGACCAGATGGATGCCGTCATAGCCGCCGACCGCCATGAAGCCCGGGCGCTGGCCGAAATCCTTCTTGTAGGTCGCGACGAATTCCTTGTTCATCGCGGACGGATGCGCCGCCGAATACATGTGGGCGGTGACCACGCCCAGCGCGGCGTCGCCCATGCTGTTCAGGAGGTCGTCGTCCATCACGTCGCCGGGGCCGATCACCTTGATGCCGCTCTTGTCGAGCCCGCGCTCGGCGAACTGCCGCATGAAGTTGCCGCCCTGCCCGGCCGGCACGAACACGAACATCGCATCCGGCTTGGCGTCCTTCATCCGCTGCAGGAACGGCGCGAAGTCCGGATTGGCGAGCGGTACCTTGATCTCTTCGACGATCTGGCCGCCGCCGGCGGTGAAGTGCTGCTTGAACGCCGCCAGCGCGTCATTGCCCGGCGCGTAGTCCGAGGTCAACGTCGCGACCTTCTTGATGCCGTTCTTCGCCGCCCAGTCGCCGATGATGGTCGAGGATTGCGCCAGCGTGAACGAGGTGCGGACGATGTAGGGCGAGCGCTCGGTGATGATCGAGGTGCCGGCGGCCATCACGATCTGCGGCACCTTGGCCTGCGTCGCCAGCGGCGCCGCAGCGAGCGCGGCCGGGGTTATGCCGAAGCCGGCGATCACATTGACCTTGTCGTTGACGATCAATTCCTGCGCGAGCCGCTTGGTGTTGTCGGGAATCGCGGCGTCGTCCTTGAGGATCACTTCGATCTTCTTGCCGGCGACGGTATCGCCGTGCTTCTTGATGTAGAGCTTGATCGCGTTGTCGATCTGCTTGCCGGTCGAGGCCTGGCCGCCGGTCATCGGCACGATCAGACCGATCTTGAAGGTGTCCGCGGCCTGTGCCGCAGCGATCGGAGCCGTGGTTGCGAGAGCGATGCAGGCGGCCTGCAGCAGTGTTCGTCTGCCAATCAGCATGAGCGTTTCCCCTTGTCCCTGAGCCTCGCGTCCGAAGCTTTTGCTCCGGTCCGCATCCTAGCCGAGATGGCGCCGCTGTGTCTTGCAAGGCTGGAGCGCTTCCATCCTGCAATCAGAATGGACATCGCGTGATGTCGCACCTCGCCGGCGCTCCCACGGCAACCAATTGCCAAGGGTCTCGTGCTACGGAAGGGTGCGCGGCTCCAACCTTCGACCTCTGAATCCACGGCTTTGATCGGCGGACTGGCCATATCATTGCCATGGAAGCCGGGATGATGGGTGCAATATCAGGTATGCCACAATCGGATAGCAGAAAGACCATTCGGCGCGATCGACGGGCTTTCGCGCCACCGAGCCGGACCGCAGCCGCGGACCGGCGATGAACCGGGACTTCAAGATATAAATGCAAACGAGTTCGTTGCGTCCACATTCGTTGCGTCTGACGGTCGCCGTCGGCGTCCTGCTGTGTGGTCTGGCAGGCTGCGGCACCATCAATGAACAACTCACTGTCGGCCTCGCCGACCACGTCCCGCAATGGGCCGGCGGCCTGCCGCCGAACGCGCCGCCGCGCCCCGGCACGGCCAAGTACGACGCCTACATGCGCGAGCAGGAGCGGCTGCGCAACATGCCCGCCGCCGAGCGCCAGAAGATCGAGGCCGCCAAGGCGGCCGAGACCGGCGGGGCGACGCAGGCCGGCGAGGCTCCGCGCTGAACCGGAACGATCGCCGCTTCGCGCCGTTCGATCGCTGGGCTCGGGAGCAATAAAGTATGCGCTGGTTCTTCGGCGGCCTCGCCGCGATCCTGATCGTCGTCCTGATCTATCTGGGATCCGCCGCAGTGTCGCTGGCTGGCCTCGCCGCCGCCGCACGATCCGGCGATGGCGCCGCGGTGATCGCGCGCACGGATGTGAAGTCGCTGACCCAGTCGCTGGCGGATCAGATCGTCGGCGCGTATCTGGACCGCATCGGGCAAAGCCGCCAGGTTCGCCCGATGGAACGAACCCTGGTGCGCGGGGTGGGAATAGGTTTCGCCGAGGCGATGATCGCCAAGATGCTGACGCCGGACCGTCTGACGCAGCTCCTGAAGACCGGCGGAATCGGCGCGAATGACGGCCTGCCGTCGTTCGAGGGTGTTCCGAAGCTCGCCGATCTCGACACCGGCAACGTGCTCTCACTGCTGCAGCGGTTTCGATTCATCCAGCCGGTCGAATTCGCGATCCGGATCAGCGAAAGCTCCGAACCGGAGCTCTACAGCGCCGTGAAGGTGCATTTCTACGGCACCGGGTGGAAGATGTCGGGCCTGGTCCTCCCCGAGAAGGTCGCCCGCGATCTGGCGGCAGCGCTGCCGGCGAAGTGACAAGCAGTCAGTGCGTTCGCTCGATCAATCCACGAACACCACGGTCTTGCGACCGTTGAGGATCACCCGGTCGTCGAGGTGATAGTGCATCGCGCGGGCCAGCACCCGCCGTTCGATGTCGCGGCCCTTGCGCACCAGATCGGCCGGCGTGTCGCGGTGGCTGATGCGCTCGACGTCCTGATCGATGATCGGGCCCTCGTCGAGCGTGCTGGTGACATAATGCGCGGTGGCGCCGATCAGCTTGACGCCGCGATCGAACGCCTGGTGATAGGGCCTGGCGCCCTTGAAGCCCGGCAGGAACGAATGATGGATATTGATGCAGCGCCCGGCGAGGCGGCCCGCCATTTCGTCGGACAGGATCTGCATGTAGCGCGCCAGAACGACGAGATCGGTCTTGGTCTGCGCGATCAGCGCGGTGATCGCCGCCTCCTGCTGCCGCCGCGTGTCCTTGGTCACCGGCAAATGGTAGAACGGGATCTCGCCGAAATCGAAGCCGCTGAAGGTCTCGCGCGGATGATTGGAGACGATCGCGGTCGGGATCATCTGCAACTCGTCGATCCGCCAGCGATACAGAATATCGGCGAGGCAGTGATCGGACTGCGACACCAGCAGCATCACCCGGCGGCGGGTGCTGCGGTCGCGCATGTGCCAGCCCATCGTGAACTTGACCGCGACGGCGGAGAAGCCGTTGCGCAGCTCCGCCAGCGGCACCACCCGGTCGGCGGCGTTGAACACCACGCGCATGAAGAAGTGGCCGCTCTCGATGTCGTTGTATTGCTGCGCGTCGAGCACGTTCTGGCCGTTCTCGAACAGGAACGTCGTCACCGCGGCGGTGATGCCGACGCGATCGGGGCAGGACAGGGTCAGCACGTATTGATGATGCGGCATGGGCGATCTTGATAGCAGCGGCGGCGCCGGAACTCGGTTCGGGCCCCTGCTCTAGCATCGGCGCGAGGCTTGCGCCAATCCCGATCAAAGGCGCAAGATGACCGAATAAACGGCGATCGGCGGAGTTTTCATGGCTGGACGGCTCGGCGGCACCCGCATCCTGATTCTGGAGACCCGCGAGGAAGCGCAGTTCTCCCGCCTGCTCGCCGACCAGGGCGCCGACGTGCTTCAATGTCCGATGGTCGCGATCGTCGACGCGCCGGAGCCCGCCCCGGTGGTGGCGTGGATCGACAGGCTGATCGCGAACCCGTTCGACGATCTGGTGCTGACCACCGGCGAAGGCCTCCGCCGCCTCGCCAAGCTGGCGCGCAGCCTCGGCCGCGAGCGCGACTTCGTCGAAGCGGTCGGAAAGACCCGGCGGTTCGCCCGTGGCCCCAAGCCCGGCCGTGCGCTGCGCGAGATCGGGCTCGACGCCGACATCACCACGCAGACGCCGACCTCGGAAGGCATCGCCGCGACGCTCGCGCCCTACGATCTGCGCGATCGTCGCGTCGGCCTGCAGCTCTATCCCGACAAGGATCACGCCGCGCTGATCGGCGCCATCGTGGCGCAGGGCGCTGAGGTCGACACCGTGCTGCCTTATGCCTACGACGCGCGCGCCGCGGAGGAGAATGTCGTCATCGCGATCGAGGAGATGGCGCAAGGTCGCGTCGACGCGATCGCGCTGACCAGTTCCAACCAACTCCGGCGACTGTTCGATGTCGCGGCGGCGCGCGGCTGCGAGGCGCGATTGCGCGAGGGCCTCGACGCGACGCCGATCGCGTCGGTCGGCCCGGTGGTGTCGGACGAATTGCGGCACTATGGACTCACTCCCGCGATCACGCCGCCGGACGGCGCGTTCTTCATGAAGCCGCTGATCAGCGCGATGATCGCGTCGCTGGGCAGCCGGCCGCCGCGCAGTGCAGCATCATCGTGACTTGACGCCCTCGCCCGCACCGCCAAGATGCACACAAACAAGAACAAGGTCGGGTGGACATGCGGGCGCTGCCATTGTCGGAATTGCGCGTCGTGGAAATCGGGTCCGGCGACGCGCTGGCT
This genomic window contains:
- a CDS encoding UDP-glucose/GDP-mannose dehydrogenase family protein translates to MRIAMIGTGYVGLVSGACFADFGHDVMCVDKDADKIAALHRGEIPIYEPGLDELVAANVKAGRLGFTTDLTAPVGEADAVFIAVGTPSRRGDGHADLSYVYAAAREIAAALKGFTVVVTKSTVPVGTGDEVERLIRETNPDADAAVASNPEFLREGAAIRDFKFPDRIVIGTSDERARKVLGEIYRPLSLNQGPLMYTERRTAELIKYAANAFLATKITFINEMADLAEKVGADVQDVARGIGMDNRIGPKFLHAGPGFGGSCFPKDTRALVKIGADHEVPLRIVEAVLAVNDNRKRAMARKVAHALGGSLRGKTVAVLGLTFKPDTDDMREAPSIPLVTGLMDMGAKVRAFDPVGMAQAKAELPDITYCDDAYACAEGADALVIVTEWVQFRALDLPRLKAAMRQPVIVDLRNVYRADQMAEHGFVYHSVGRGSA
- a CDS encoding cobalamin-independent methionine synthase II family protein, translated to MQRTRAPFRADEVGSLLRPQSIKEARARLEKGEITAADLKKIEDMEIEKVVHKQSAIGLKLATDGEFRRSWWHFDFLSHLTGCELYHPDTGIQFAGVQTRNDSIRVIGKLDFPDDHPMLDHFRFLKKHADTAHVTAKMTIPSPAVLHFRGGRKAISKEVYPDLDGFFEDLAKTYRKAVKAFYDAGCRYLQFDDTVWAYLCSQDELEKARARGDDPDNLQQIYARVINYAIAERPADMVITTHVCRGNFRSTWISSGGYEPVAETLLAGINYDGYFLEYDSERAGGFEPLRFLPKGNKVVVVGVITSKFGELEKKDDIKRRLEEAAKFAPLEQLALSPQCGFASTEEGNILSEQEQWDKLQLAVEVAREVWGK
- a CDS encoding ABC transporter ATP-binding protein, producing the protein MSELLAIDRLRAGYGEAVVLPELSLRLDEGQALALLGRNGTGKTTLINSIVGVTRRFSGRISLGGVDVTALRPDQRARAGIGWVPQERNIFKSLTVEENLTAVAQPGPWTVARIYQMFPRLEERRGNFGNQLSGGEQQMLAIGRALMLNPKLLLLDEPTEGLAPIIVDELMTALGAITRAGGICSIIVEQNARKILGLADRVVILERGAIVHQATSAALKEDPATLERYLGVSSAAGAKS
- a CDS encoding ABC transporter ATP-binding protein — encoded protein: MTLALQTIGLDKHFGGLHVTRSLSLNVEAGARHALIGPNGAGKTTVINLLTGVLKPDGGRILLEGQDITTMPVHSRVLRGLSRTFQINQLYADLTPLETIGLAVSERSGHGGDWWRRMGTRADINGEIADNLARFHLLDVMNEPTGRLPYGKQRLLEIAVAIATKPRVLLLDEPAAGVPESERHDILAAVANLPRDVTVLLIEHDMDLVFSFADRISVLVSGALLVEGSPEEVARDPQVKAVYLGEDAHG
- a CDS encoding branched-chain amino acid ABC transporter permease: MTAPADNVGFHARRTARWHPAEFVFWIVLIGCGLLFPSRYLIMTEILRIGLFALSLDLILGYAGIVSLGHAAFFGVGAYAAGLMALHGLVPEPVLALLVAGLIAGVLGFATSFLVIRGVDLTRLMVTLGIALLMEALAERFSDITGGSDGLQGIVMQPILGLFEFDIFGQVGFWYSVAVLFVLFLLARRVVHSPFGLSLRAIRNNPLRAAAVGIPVNRRLVAIYTLAAVYAGIAGALFTQTTQLASLDVFSFERSADLVLVLVLGGTGYLYGGMIGAVIFKILQEIFSTITPQYWLFWIGLVLVTIVLIGRERLERWVMFVPRKVIRALRRAKPSGGAA
- a CDS encoding branched-chain amino acid ABC transporter permease, with amino-acid sequence MTFLTILFDGIAYGMLLFVLACGLAVTLGLMNFVNLAHGAFAMAGGYVCAVLVNNMGWPFFAALPIAFLASALIGALFERLLYRHLYDRSHLDQVLFSVGLVFMSVAAVDFIMGSSRIFIKLPEALQGQIDLFGVGIGRYRLMIIVICGLLTVALQLTLAKTRFGSRLRAAVDDPRVASGLGINVPQVFALTFAFGCGLAGFGGALSAEILGLDPYFPLKFMIYFLIVVTVGGSSSITGPFLASLLLGIGDVAGKYYLPKMGPFMIYTIMIVILIWRPNGLFGRTAAR
- a CDS encoding ABC transporter substrate-binding protein, whose translation is MLIGRRTLLQAACIALATTAPIAAAQAADTFKIGLIVPMTGGQASTGKQIDNAIKLYIKKHGDTVAGKKIEVILKDDAAIPDNTKRLAQELIVNDKVNVIAGFGITPAALAAAPLATQAKVPQIVMAAGTSIITERSPYIVRTSFTLAQSSTIIGDWAAKNGIKKVATLTSDYAPGNDALAAFKQHFTAGGGQIVEEIKVPLANPDFAPFLQRMKDAKPDAMFVFVPAGQGGNFMRQFAERGLDKSGIKVIGPGDVMDDDLLNSMGDAALGVVTAHMYSAAHPSAMNKEFVATYKKDFGQRPGFMAVGGYDGIHLVYEALKKTGGKTDGDSLIAAMKGMSWESPRGPISIDPETRDIVQDIYIRKVEKVDGELYNIEFAKFDAVKDPGKTKK
- a CDS encoding DUF2939 domain-containing protein — encoded protein: MRWFFGGLAAILIVVLIYLGSAAVSLAGLAAAARSGDGAAVIARTDVKSLTQSLADQIVGAYLDRIGQSRQVRPMERTLVRGVGIGFAEAMIAKMLTPDRLTQLLKTGGIGANDGLPSFEGVPKLADLDTGNVLSLLQRFRFIQPVEFAIRISESSEPELYSAVKVHFYGTGWKMSGLVLPEKVARDLAAALPAK